TCGTGATAATCAGCCTCGAAGCCTTTTCAATATCAACGTTCTTCCGCACTGTTCCCGCAGCGATTCCATCAGCCAGAACAGTTTTGAGCATGCTTTGCCATTCCCGCAGCGCATTTCGCACTCGTTCTCGCAGAATGGGATTCCCATTGTCCGAATCCACACCCGTATTCAACAGAGGACATCCACCCGGGATGCTCGACCGTGTCCCAAATCCCGCAATGTAGTGCTTCAGGCGGTCGACGTGGTTCGGAATCTCATCCATGCCGCGACGTCGATGAGCGGAGCTCACCGTCCAGGCATACTCGAACGCTTCGGCAGCGATCTCTTCCTTGCTCTCGAAGTGCCGGTAAATCCCACCCTTCTCAAGCCCCGTCGCAGCCATAATGTCCTTGATCACGCATCCGGCATAGCCCTGCTTGTTGAATAGAGGCGCCGCCGCCGCAATGATCTTCTGCCGTGTCTCTTCCCCTTTGTTCATGTGTCCCATCTCTCATATGGATGACAAAAGAAACCGTTTGGTCTCATATTATCTTCCCTGCTGCCCGCTCTCGACAATCCCGATCATATTCAGCATCCGTCCGGTCCGTCCAGCATCGGCGCGATGCGAAAAATACTTGCGCTGTCCGGAACGATCCACAGCGCACGACGTGCACTCTGCCACCACTGTGATTCTTTCCTCAGAAACTCCCGCCGCCATAAGCTGCCGCCGGTTCGCTTCCCACAAATCAACTCTCAACTGCTCCGCTCCATCCTTTGCCTGAACTACGTGGAATAGCTCGGCGGCGTAAGGAAACTCCGCGCCAAATTTCTCCCTGACCTCTTCCCCGACGGTGTAGCAGCAGGAGCCGATGCTGGGCCCTACGGCCGCCAGAAGGTCTTCCGGTCGTGAGCCAAACTCCCTCCGCATCACTTCAACGCCATGCTGCACAATTCGCGCCGCCGTCCCTCGCCATCCGGCATGGAAGGCCCCTACGGTCCGATTTGCAGCATTCACCAGCAATACCGGCACACAATCGGCAGTCCCTGCCCCCAGCAGGATTCCCGAATCATTCGTGACCAGGCCGTCCCCTTCAAGGACCGCCTTGCCCTCCGGGGTCTCCAGACGGTCTGACCAGGCATCTTTTGCTTTCACCCGATGAATCACGTTTCCGTGGACCTGGCGAACCGTCACTAACTTCATAGGAGGTTCCTCTTTCGCTACCCTGCCCACCTGTTCAACCAAAAGCCTTCTATTTTCAGCAACTTTAGCGGGATCATCTTCTTTGGTCCATCCCAGATTCAAGGATGGAGTCCCGTAAACCGCTGAAACTCCACCGCTTCGGGTACTGAACCCATGCCGTAGCCAGGAGAGATTTTGCCATTGAGGAATCTGTATTACTTCAATTTCTGCCATAATCTATTCATTCTAAGTTTGATAAAAGATGACCTCTCTCCGTGCTTCCGTCTTTCCGCTGAAGGGCTCAAACTGCCGAAATGATCATCTTGTTTATCAATAAAAATTTGCATCTGAAATCGATGCTTTGTAAGATACCGCGATTGTAGAAAATGAGAGCGAACGTGCCTACTCCCACCGCAGCCACACAACTTCTCCGTACCCGCATCGGCAAGATTTGCGTTGCCATTATCGGATCGACCGCCGCCGAAATGATTGAAAAGGCGAATGCTGTTGTAAAAGAGACCTCCTTCCTCGAGTTCCGATTGGACTACTTGGAAAAGCCCCTGACCGCGCTCCCGAAGCTTAAGCAATTTTTTGCCGATAATAGCGCCGCCACCGGCATTGCCACCTGTCGACGCGCCCCGAACGGAGGCAAATTCAAGGGTCCTCTTGCAGCCGAAATGGAAGTCCTTATCAAAGCAGCCTCGTCAGGCTTCCATATCGTCGACCTGGAGCTTGAGTCGGCAGAAGTCCTTAAAAAGGGAGAGTTTCAGAAACTTCGCGATACAGGCGTCGGACTGATTATTAGCCATCACGATTTCAACTCGACCAAGGACCTCGACAAGGTCTACGAGCGAATCGCCCCCTTCCAGCCAGACTTCATCAAGATCGTCCCCACAGCCAAAAGCCTCTCCGATAACGTCACTCTCATGCGTTTTATGGAGCGCATGAACGATAACGCCAACATTATCGGCATCTGCATGGGAGAAGCGGGCCTTATCTCCCGCGTTCTGGGATTGCGCGCAGGATCGGCTTTCACCTTTGCCGCAGCCACCCAGGGCGAGGAAACCGGCCCAGGGCAGATCGCCGCCCGTACACTGATTGAAACCTATCGGGTCGATCAGGTCGACGCGGCCACAAAGGTGTATGGCGTTGCCGGAAACCCTGTCCGAAGCTCTCTTTCACCCATCATGATGAACACTGCTTTTCGCCGCGAGACGGTCAATGCGGTGTATCTCGCTTTACAGGCCACGAAGGTAAGCGACCTGATGAAGCTCGTGCAGGAAATCCCAATCCAGGGGCTCAGCGTCACGATGCCGCACAAGCAGGAAATCATGTCCTACCTGGCGAACACCGATCCACTCTCCGCAAAGATCGGAGCCTGCAATACCGTGTTGCGCGCGCAGGATGGCAAGCTCTACGGCTTCAATACCGATGTCGCCGGAATCGTGGGTCCGCTGGAAAAGCGGATGTCTCTCCGTGGCGCGAAGGTGTTGGTACTCGGAGCCGGTGGAGCCGCGCGGGCTGCTGTCTTTGGTCTGCGCGATAAGGGCGCGGAGGTCTTTATCCTGAACCGCACCCCTGAGACAGCGCAGAAGCTGGCTCGTCAGTCTGGTTCCAAATCGATCAAAAAAGATGCTGTCGCAAAATCGGCGTTCGACGTCGTGATCAATGCCACTCCAGTCGGTATGGCAGGACAGAAAGGCGCACAGCTTCTTGATGCGAAGGACCTCAATACCAGGCTCGTCTTCGATCTCGTCTATAACCCGCTTGAGACTCCTTTGATCCGCCTCGCCCGTCAGAAAGGCATCCCTTTTATTACCGGAGTGGAGATGTTTGTTCAGCAGGGCGCTCGCCAGTTCGAGATCTGGACAGGAAAACCAGCACCCGAAGAAGAGATGCTTCGCGTGGTCATTCACGCACTGCGCCAGCAAGCGGAAGCAGCGGCTACATCTGCCGAACCAGCCCCCGCTGCGGCTAAATCCTCCGCTACGACCAAGGCTACGGCTGCAACCAAGACTACGACTGCGACGAAGGCCACATCTGCAAAGCGGAAGAAGGCCTCCTAGACGTCTTTCAGAATCACAAAAAAAGAGCCACCCCATTTGGGGTGGCTTATCGTTTGAAACAAAGGAAACTAGGAACGCTGGCCGCTCGCCGAGGCGATCTTCTCTTCCGCCTGGCGGGTCAGAGCATAGGCCTCGTCATACTTCTCGCCATCATCTCCTGCCTCCTGCCATAGCTTCTCGCCTGCGGCGAGCTCGGCCCGGGCCTCGTCAAGCTTGATCTCCTCTGGACGAAGAGCATTCTCAGCAAGAATCGTGACACGTTCCGGAAGCACTTCCACAAAGCCCCAGGCGACGAAGAACTTCTGATTTCCCGAAGCGCCGCCGTGCAGCCGGACCTCGCCTGCTCCCAGCTCGCCCAGCAAAGGCGCGTGGCCGTAAAGAGCCTCGATGTAGCCGGACATGGAGGGCAACTCGACAGCTTCCGCAGTCGTGTCCACCAGAACGCGGTCCGACGTTACCAGACGGACAACTAGAAGACCGGATTGGTTTGTATCTGCCATGGATCGCTTCTAACTCTTCTCTCCTTGCGTATCAACCGCGATACGCTTGCTTACCTTAGGCTGATGCCTTCATCTTCTCGGCTGCCGCCAGAACGTCCTCGATGCCGCCCTTCAGGTAGAAGGCCTGCTCGGGAATATCATCGTGCTTGCCTTCGATGATCTCCTTGAAGGAACGGATCGTGTCTTCCACCTTCACGTAGGCGCCGGGAATACCGGTAAAGATTTCTGCTACGTGGAAGGGCTGCGACAAGAAGCGCTGCACCTTGCGGGCGCGGGCCACCGTAATCTTGTCCTCTTCCGAAAGTTCGTCGATACCGAGAATGGCGATGATGTCCTGAAGGTCCTTATAGCGCTGCAGAATCTTCTTCACACCCTGAGCAACGTCGTAGTGCTCCTGGCCCACAATGCGGGCCGAGAGAATACGCGAGGTCGAGGTCAGCGGGTCCACAGCGGGATAGATACCAAGCTCAGATAGTGGACGCGAGAGAAGCATGGTCGCGTCGAGGTGAGCAAAGGTCGTCGCCGGGGCCGGGTCAGTGATATCGTCGGCCGGAACGTAGACCGCCTGCACCGAGGTGACCGATCCCTTCTTGGTCGAGGTGATGCGCTCCTGCAGCTGTCCCATCTCCGTCGCAAGGTTCGGCTGGTATCCCACGGCCGAGGGCATACGGCCCAGCAGCGTAGAAACCTCGGAACCGGCCTGCGTGAAGCGGAAGATGTTGTCGATAAACAGCAGGGTGTCTGCACCCTCGTTGTCGCGGAAGTACTCAGCGACCGTCAGGCCGGTGAGAGCAACGCGCAGACGGGCTCCCGGCGGCTCGGTCATCTGACCATAGATCAGTGCGGCCTTGGACTTGTTGTAGTCTCTCGGATCGATAACGCCGGACTCCTGGAACTCGTGCCAGAGGTCATTTCCTTCACGGGTACGCTCACCCACGCCGGCAAACACCGAGAAGCCACCATGCTTCGAAGCAACGTTGTTGATGAGCTCCTGAATGACGACGGTCTTGCCTACGCCGGCGCCGCCGAACAGACCGATCTTGCCGCCCTTCAAGAAGGGTAGGATCAGGTCGACAACCTTAATGCCGGTTTCGAACATCTCTTCCTGCGTCGACTGCTCGTCGAACGCGGGGGCCTGACGGTGAATGGGCAGATGGTGCTTCGCATTGACCGGGCCGAGTTCGTCGACGGGCTCACCGAGAACATTGAGCACACGGCCCAGCGTCTCACGCCCCACGGGAACGGTGATCGGTGCGCCTGTGTCAATGGCCTTCATGCCGCGGACCATGCCTTCGGTCGCCACCATGGCGATGCAACGCACACGGCCTTCGCCCAGGTGCTGCTGCACTTCGACAACGACGTCCATCGGGTGAGGAACATCGAAGCCATCGCTGACGATCCGAACAGCCTGATAGATCGCCGGCATCTTCGACTCTTCGAACTGAATGTCAACGGCTGGGCCGCTGATCGATATCACTTTTCCAATATTCTCTGCCATAGGTCTCTTTCGTTAGAGAGCAGCTGCTCCGCTCACAATCTCGATAATTTCCTTTGTAATCGCCGCCTGACGCACACGGTTCATCTCCAGCGAAAGCGCGTCGATCATCTCGCCCGCATTGTTCGTCGCCGAATCCATCGCGGTCATACGCGCCGCATGTTCCGCCGCAACCGACTCCAGCAATGCGTGAAAGATCTGCGTCGTCACATAGCGCGGCATCAGATGACGGAACAGCCTCTCAGGAGCCTGTCCGAAGATGTAATCCACCTCGGCTGTACCAAACTTCTTCGACTCCGACTCGATGACGGACTCTTCCGGAACCGTCAGGCTCACGCCTGCCGTCTTCGCCGCATGAGCAGCGGCTTCCTTCTGCTCCTCCGACATCTCCTCAGCCACAGTGATCTCGTGTGTACCGAGTTTGCGAATCGGCAACAGCTTTTCGACGACGACCCGCTGTGCAATCACAGACTTGAATTCGTTGAAGACCAGGTAGACCGAATCGATCTCGGCGCGGGTGTAGCGCTCAATGATCGAATGGGTTAACTGGCTGACTTCTTCGATGGAAACCTTATTCAGCAGTCCGGGATGATCTCCGCTCATCTCGATCGGGGCCGCACGATGACGGATCACCTCGTAGTGAGTGGAAAGCTCGTTATCGTAACGCTCTTCTTTCTTCTCGTAGACCGCTGCGGGATATTTCTTGCCAATCAGATCACGCGCCTTGCGTCCAATCGGCTCGATGTCGATGTTCTGGCCCCGCGCAGCACGTTCCTGAATAAACTTCAGTGCGGCCTTCGTGATGTTGGAGTTGAACGCACCGGCAAAACCCTTGTCTCCGGCGATCACAACCACCAAGGCACTCTTTTCCTCGCGCTCCACCAGAAGGGGATGACGAATATCACCCGTGTCCTCGCTGTACATATCGGAACGACGCACCAGCGATTCCAGCACGTTCGAGATCATCTGCGCATAAGGCCGTGCCTGCAATGCACGCTCCTGCGCGCGGCGCAGCTTGGCCGCCGAAACCATCTTCATGGCCTTGGTGATCTGCCGCGTGTTCTTCACGCTGCGGATGCGACGACGTAGATCGAGTACGTTTGCCATGGTTACTTGGCCTTCGCCGTCTCTTTCTCCTTGCGCTGCGCCAGGAAGGTCGCCTTGTAATCGTTGATCCCGGCAGTCAGGCGGCCCTTGATGTCATCGTCAATCTGCTTCTTGGCGACGATGTCGGCCAACACAGAACCTGTCGACTCAAGATAAGGATAGAGGCCATCTTCGAATGCACGAAGATCGGTGACGGCAACATCGTCCAGCAGGCCGTTCGTTCCAGCGAAGATAATCGCAACCTGCTTCTCAAACGGAAGCGGCTGGAACTGGGGCTGCTTCAGCAGCTCGGTAAGCCGCTGGCCGCGGTTCAGCTGACGCTGCGTCACTGGATCGAGGTCCGAACCGAACTGCGCGAATGCAGCCAATTCACGATACTGCGCCAGATCCAGCTTCAGCGTGGAACCGACTTGCTTGGTCGCCTTGATCGCGGCGGCGAATCCTACACGCGACACCGACAGACCGACGTTGACCGCCGGACGAACACCCGAGTTGAACAGGTCCGTCTCAAGGAAGATCTGTCCGTCTGTAATCGAGATCACGTTCGTCGGAATGTAGGCCGAAACGTCACCA
This portion of the Edaphobacter sp. 4G125 genome encodes:
- a CDS encoding TetR/AcrR family transcriptional regulator yields the protein MNKGEETRQKIIAAAAPLFNKQGYAGCVIKDIMAATGLEKGGIYRHFESKEEIAAEAFEYAWTVSSAHRRRGMDEIPNHVDRLKHYIAGFGTRSSIPGGCPLLNTGVDSDNGNPILRERVRNALREWQSMLKTVLADGIAAGTVRKNVDIEKASRLIITTLEGGMFVSRIEKNDQALKDAMEHLDIYLESQVRA
- the pgeF gene encoding peptidoglycan editing factor PgeF; translation: MAEIEVIQIPQWQNLSWLRHGFSTRSGGVSAVYGTPSLNLGWTKEDDPAKVAENRRLLVEQVGRVAKEEPPMKLVTVRQVHGNVIHRVKAKDAWSDRLETPEGKAVLEGDGLVTNDSGILLGAGTADCVPVLLVNAANRTVGAFHAGWRGTAARIVQHGVEVMRREFGSRPEDLLAAVGPSIGSCCYTVGEEVREKFGAEFPYAAELFHVVQAKDGAEQLRVDLWEANRRQLMAAGVSEERITVVAECTSCAVDRSGQRKYFSHRADAGRTGRMLNMIGIVESGQQGR
- the aroE gene encoding shikimate dehydrogenase yields the protein MPTPTAATQLLRTRIGKICVAIIGSTAAEMIEKANAVVKETSFLEFRLDYLEKPLTALPKLKQFFADNSAATGIATCRRAPNGGKFKGPLAAEMEVLIKAASSGFHIVDLELESAEVLKKGEFQKLRDTGVGLIISHHDFNSTKDLDKVYERIAPFQPDFIKIVPTAKSLSDNVTLMRFMERMNDNANIIGICMGEAGLISRVLGLRAGSAFTFAAATQGEETGPGQIAARTLIETYRVDQVDAATKVYGVAGNPVRSSLSPIMMNTAFRRETVNAVYLALQATKVSDLMKLVQEIPIQGLSVTMPHKQEIMSYLANTDPLSAKIGACNTVLRAQDGKLYGFNTDVAGIVGPLEKRMSLRGAKVLVLGAGGAARAAVFGLRDKGAEVFILNRTPETAQKLARQSGSKSIKKDAVAKSAFDVVINATPVGMAGQKGAQLLDAKDLNTRLVFDLVYNPLETPLIRLARQKGIPFITGVEMFVQQGARQFEIWTGKPAPEEEMLRVVIHALRQQAEAAATSAEPAPAAAKSSATTKATAATKTTTATKATSAKRKKAS
- the atpC gene encoding ATP synthase F1 subunit epsilon, whose product is MADTNQSGLLVVRLVTSDRVLVDTTAEAVELPSMSGYIEALYGHAPLLGELGAGEVRLHGGASGNQKFFVAWGFVEVLPERVTILAENALRPEEIKLDEARAELAAGEKLWQEAGDDGEKYDEAYALTRQAEEKIASASGQRS
- the atpD gene encoding F0F1 ATP synthase subunit beta, which produces MAENIGKVISISGPAVDIQFEESKMPAIYQAVRIVSDGFDVPHPMDVVVEVQQHLGEGRVRCIAMVATEGMVRGMKAIDTGAPITVPVGRETLGRVLNVLGEPVDELGPVNAKHHLPIHRQAPAFDEQSTQEEMFETGIKVVDLILPFLKGGKIGLFGGAGVGKTVVIQELINNVASKHGGFSVFAGVGERTREGNDLWHEFQESGVIDPRDYNKSKAALIYGQMTEPPGARLRVALTGLTVAEYFRDNEGADTLLFIDNIFRFTQAGSEVSTLLGRMPSAVGYQPNLATEMGQLQERITSTKKGSVTSVQAVYVPADDITDPAPATTFAHLDATMLLSRPLSELGIYPAVDPLTSTSRILSARIVGQEHYDVAQGVKKILQRYKDLQDIIAILGIDELSEEDKITVARARKVQRFLSQPFHVAEIFTGIPGAYVKVEDTIRSFKEIIEGKHDDIPEQAFYLKGGIEDVLAAAEKMKASA
- a CDS encoding F0F1 ATP synthase subunit gamma, translating into MANVLDLRRRIRSVKNTRQITKAMKMVSAAKLRRAQERALQARPYAQMISNVLESLVRRSDMYSEDTGDIRHPLLVEREEKSALVVVIAGDKGFAGAFNSNITKAALKFIQERAARGQNIDIEPIGRKARDLIGKKYPAAVYEKKEERYDNELSTHYEVIRHRAAPIEMSGDHPGLLNKVSIEEVSQLTHSIIERYTRAEIDSVYLVFNEFKSVIAQRVVVEKLLPIRKLGTHEITVAEEMSEEQKEAAAHAAKTAGVSLTVPEESVIESESKKFGTAEVDYIFGQAPERLFRHLMPRYVTTQIFHALLESVAAEHAARMTAMDSATNNAGEMIDALSLEMNRVRQAAITKEIIEIVSGAAAL